The following are encoded in a window of Novosphingobium sp. ZN18A2 genomic DNA:
- a CDS encoding ABC transporter substrate-binding protein yields MVRFFRFVLPLVGIALAASCSRGAQGPLPIAVVGSEKAVSEKGVRLSPAGQLLRAATVEGLVGFDAQGRVIPAMADRWLVTDDGESYIFRLRDGNWPDGTAVTSENAAAALRRALSALKGTALGLDFEPVEQVRVMAGRVIEIDLESPMPDLLTLLAQPELGLLRKGQGSGSLSVAVKGEGVLLAPVPPEQRGLSPEEDFSRRHRSLNLELEGASRAVERFNDGFVDVVLGGDVDSLPLAGIGGLSRGNVRLDPVIGLYGFVVANDRGFLANPANREALAMAIDRDALIAAFNVGGWKSTTRVVSPDVEDDLGTIGERWTGMSMEERRRAAAALVTKWKATDHAAPVLRIAIPGGPGSKLVFDRVRSDFAAIGVDVKQVAENESADLRLVDMVARYGRASWFLNQLSCAAGRAVCSLDADARLAEARAATDPRQRAALLAEAEAEITATNGYIPIARPLRWSLVRSSVTGFAQSPWGWHPLPPFSVIPR; encoded by the coding sequence ATGGTCCGGTTTTTTCGCTTCGTCCTCCCGCTTGTCGGGATCGCCCTGGCGGCGTCATGTTCGCGCGGCGCACAGGGGCCGCTGCCGATTGCCGTCGTGGGCAGTGAAAAGGCGGTCAGTGAAAAAGGCGTAAGGCTTTCCCCCGCCGGACAATTGCTGCGCGCCGCCACGGTCGAAGGACTGGTCGGCTTCGATGCGCAAGGGCGCGTCATCCCCGCCATGGCGGACCGCTGGCTGGTTACCGACGACGGCGAGAGCTATATCTTCCGCCTGCGCGACGGGAACTGGCCCGACGGCACCGCCGTCACGTCGGAAAACGCGGCTGCCGCGCTGCGCAGGGCGCTTTCCGCGTTAAAGGGAACGGCGCTGGGCCTCGATTTCGAACCGGTGGAGCAAGTCCGCGTCATGGCCGGGCGCGTTATCGAGATAGACCTCGAAAGCCCGATGCCGGACCTGTTGACGCTTCTGGCGCAACCCGAACTGGGGCTGCTGCGCAAGGGACAGGGATCGGGTTCGCTTTCGGTGGCGGTCAAAGGGGAAGGTGTGCTGCTGGCGCCCGTTCCGCCAGAGCAGCGCGGCCTTTCGCCCGAGGAAGACTTTTCCCGGCGGCACCGTAGCCTGAACCTGGAACTGGAAGGGGCAAGCCGCGCGGTCGAACGGTTCAACGATGGCTTTGTCGATGTTGTGCTGGGCGGCGATGTCGACAGCCTGCCGCTTGCCGGAATTGGCGGTTTGTCGCGCGGGAACGTGCGCCTCGATCCGGTGATCGGGCTTTACGGTTTCGTGGTGGCCAATGATCGCGGATTTCTGGCAAATCCCGCCAATCGCGAGGCGCTGGCCATGGCGATAGACCGCGATGCCCTGATCGCGGCGTTCAACGTGGGTGGCTGGAAATCCACCACGCGCGTCGTCTCGCCCGATGTGGAAGACGATCTGGGAACGATCGGCGAGCGCTGGACCGGGATGTCCATGGAAGAACGAAGGCGGGCAGCGGCCGCGCTGGTGACCAAGTGGAAGGCGACGGACCATGCCGCGCCGGTCTTGCGGATCGCGATTCCGGGTGGTCCCGGTTCCAAGCTGGTGTTCGACCGGGTCCGGTCGGATTTCGCGGCGATCGGCGTGGACGTGAAGCAGGTTGCGGAAAACGAATCGGCGGACCTGCGACTTGTCGACATGGTGGCACGCTATGGCCGCGCTTCTTGGTTTCTCAACCAGCTCAGTTGCGCGGCGGGACGCGCGGTATGCAGCCTGGATGCGGACGCCCGGCTGGCCGAAGCGCGGGCGGCGACCGATCCGCGCCAGCGCGCCGCCCTTCTGGCAGAAGCGGAAGCCGAAATCACGGCGACAAACGGCTATATTCCTATTGCACGGCCCTTGCGCTGGTCACTGGTGCGCAGTTCCGTAACCGGGTTTGCCCAGTCGCCTTGGGGATGGCATCCCTTGCCGCCGTTCTCTGTAATCCCCAGATAG
- a CDS encoding PilZ domain-containing protein, whose product MTGLDHRQLGRESLFLMADLRVGERQDDHRVKVRNLSAGGMMAEGSVKVMRGSQVHVNLRNVGWVDGVVAWIQDNRFGIAFVEDIDPKAAQSQVSSA is encoded by the coding sequence GTGACTGGTCTCGATCATCGGCAACTGGGGCGCGAAAGCCTGTTTCTGATGGCGGACCTGCGCGTCGGCGAGAGACAGGACGATCATCGCGTAAAGGTTCGCAACCTGTCGGCCGGCGGCATGATGGCCGAAGGGTCTGTCAAGGTGATGCGCGGTTCGCAGGTGCACGTGAACCTGCGCAATGTCGGCTGGGTGGATGGCGTCGTCGCCTGGATTCAGGACAATCGCTTCGGCATCGCCTTTGTCGAGGATATCGATCCCAAGGCTGCACAGTCGCAAGTCTCTTCGGCCTGA
- the dksA gene encoding RNA polymerase-binding protein DksA gives MASMIADEIDVLAKARRAMPGDYVPSDDETYMCEAQQDYFRRLLLEWKKSILSASAGTLASLQDGPLREPDLNDRASSETDWGIELRTRDRQRKLIAKIDSAMRRIDEGEYGFCEVTGEPIGLGRLIARPIATMTVEAQQAHERREKVSRDN, from the coding sequence GTGGCATCGATGATTGCCGATGAAATTGACGTACTGGCCAAGGCGCGCCGCGCCATGCCGGGCGACTATGTTCCCAGTGACGACGAAACCTATATGTGTGAGGCGCAGCAGGATTATTTCCGGCGGCTTCTGCTGGAATGGAAGAAATCGATCCTTTCCGCATCGGCGGGAACGCTGGCTTCGCTCCAGGACGGCCCGTTGCGCGAGCCCGATCTGAACGACCGGGCATCGAGTGAAACCGACTGGGGAATCGAACTGCGCACGCGCGACCGCCAGCGCAAGCTGATCGCCAAGATCGATTCGGCCATGCGCCGCATCGACGAAGGTGAATACGGCTTTTGCGAAGTGACGGGCGAACCGATCGGCCTTGGCCGCCTTATCGCCCGCCCGATCGCGACCATGACGGTGGAAGCGCAACAGGCGCACGAACGCCGCGAAAAGGTTTCGCGCGACAATTGA
- a CDS encoding GNAT family N-acetyltransferase: MSLVARIGQSVGAIPAADWDRLAGPDNPFVSHAFLTALEDSGSVGGTSGWTPLPIVIEDDDGAPAAAMPAYLKGHSQGEYVFDHSWADAWERAGGSYYPKLQVSVPFTPATGPRLLVGDRPDLGIPLLRAAEQLCEGNDLSSAHATFIEPAQRPMFEDAGWLLRSDIQFHWENRGYESFEDFLAALSSRKRKDIRKERARAQDGVEIRALRGDVIRSEHWDAFWLFYQDTGARKWGRPYLTREAFDLIGERMADRILLVLAFDEDRPVAGALNFIGGNTLFGRYWGATVDKPFLHFELCYYQAIDAAIALGLDRVEAGAQGRHKMARGYEPVETWSAHWIADPGFRAAVADFLERERAGVAQDRDWLGGHMPFRKG, encoded by the coding sequence GTGAGCCTGGTGGCGCGCATCGGCCAGTCGGTCGGCGCGATCCCGGCCGCGGACTGGGACCGGCTGGCAGGCCCGGACAATCCTTTCGTCAGCCATGCCTTCCTGACCGCGCTGGAAGATTCGGGCAGCGTCGGCGGCACAAGCGGATGGACGCCGCTGCCGATCGTGATCGAGGACGATGACGGTGCGCCCGCCGCGGCCATGCCGGCCTATCTCAAGGGGCACAGCCAGGGCGAATACGTGTTCGACCATTCATGGGCCGATGCGTGGGAACGCGCGGGGGGAAGCTATTACCCCAAGTTGCAGGTCAGCGTCCCGTTTACGCCGGCAACCGGCCCGCGCCTGCTGGTGGGGGACCGTCCCGATCTGGGCATTCCGCTTTTGCGGGCGGCAGAGCAGCTTTGCGAAGGCAACGATCTGTCTTCGGCCCACGCCACGTTCATTGAGCCGGCACAGCGCCCGATGTTCGAGGATGCGGGCTGGCTTCTGCGCAGCGATATCCAGTTCCATTGGGAAAACCGCGGATACGAAAGTTTCGAAGATTTCCTTGCCGCGCTCTCTTCAAGGAAGCGCAAGGACATCCGCAAGGAACGCGCAAGGGCGCAAGACGGTGTGGAGATCCGGGCGTTGCGCGGCGATGTGATTCGGTCCGAGCACTGGGATGCGTTCTGGCTGTTCTATCAGGATACCGGCGCGCGCAAGTGGGGCCGGCCCTATCTGACGCGCGAAGCCTTCGACCTGATCGGTGAGCGTATGGCGGACCGCATCCTGCTGGTGCTGGCATTCGATGAAGACCGTCCGGTGGCGGGCGCGCTCAACTTCATCGGCGGGAATACGCTGTTCGGCCGCTATTGGGGCGCGACTGTCGACAAGCCGTTCCTGCATTTCGAGCTTTGCTATTACCAGGCGATAGACGCGGCGATAGCGCTGGGCCTGGACCGGGTGGAAGCAGGCGCGCAGGGCCGGCACAAGATGGCGCGCGGCTATGAACCGGTAGAGACCTGGTCGGCGCACTGGATTGCCGATCCGGGGTTCCGCGCCGCCGTTGCCGACTTTCTTGAGCGCGAGCGTGCGGGCGTTGCGCAGGATCGCGATTGGCTGGGCGGGCATATGCCCTTCAGGAAGGGCTGA
- a CDS encoding glycerophosphodiester phosphodiesterase family protein: protein MPLSPFALLDGWFAPAPRPARVRWMAGVTYAHRGLHGAGVPENSPAAFGAAIARGFGIECDVQRTSDGQAVVFHDWELDRLTGESGPVIDRSLSQLSAIALSGGSDTIPGLHKVLGQVAGRVPLLIEIKSRADVRIVPLCLAVRRVLEGYQGPVAVMSFDPRVSRWFGKYSPHIVRGLVMTEDARPTLARRLRLRWALWTARPEFLAYDIRDLPSRFAAAQRRRGLPVLTWTVRSDEHLERATLHADAPIAEGAVLS from the coding sequence ATGCCGTTGTCGCCGTTCGCCCTGCTTGACGGCTGGTTTGCACCGGCGCCCCGGCCGGCGCGCGTGCGCTGGATGGCGGGGGTGACCTATGCCCATCGCGGGCTGCACGGCGCGGGCGTACCGGAAAACTCTCCGGCCGCGTTCGGCGCGGCGATTGCGCGCGGCTTCGGGATAGAGTGCGACGTGCAGCGCACCAGCGACGGGCAGGCGGTCGTGTTCCACGACTGGGAGCTTGACCGGCTGACCGGCGAAAGCGGCCCGGTGATCGACCGCAGCCTGTCGCAGCTTTCCGCGATCGCGCTGTCAGGCGGTTCCGACACGATCCCCGGCCTGCACAAGGTGCTGGGGCAGGTTGCCGGAAGGGTGCCGCTGCTTATCGAGATAAAGTCCCGCGCGGACGTGCGCATCGTTCCGTTGTGCCTGGCGGTGCGCCGCGTGCTGGAAGGGTATCAGGGGCCGGTTGCGGTGATGAGCTTCGATCCGCGCGTCTCGCGCTGGTTCGGCAAGTATTCGCCCCACATCGTGCGCGGCCTTGTGATGACCGAGGACGCAAGGCCAACGCTGGCGCGCCGGTTGCGCCTGCGCTGGGCGTTGTGGACCGCGCGGCCCGAATTCCTGGCCTATGACATTCGCGACCTGCCGAGCCGCTTTGCCGCCGCGCAGCGCCGACGCGGCCTGCCGGTCCTCACCTGGACGGTGCGCAGCGACGAGCATCTTGAACGCGCGACACTTCACGCCGATGCGCCCATTGCCGAGGGCGCGGTCCTGTCGTGA
- a CDS encoding RidA family protein encodes MTDAVSARLAELGLILPEPAAPVAAYVPTVEANGLVHVSGQVSFVDGKLFRGRLGEDVTLEQGILAAQGCGLMILAQVKAALGGSLDRVERIVKLGAFINSTPDFTDQPKVANGASELMLAVFGDAGRHARSAVGVPALPLGVAVEIDAVVAVRPA; translated from the coding sequence ATGACTGATGCGGTTTCGGCCCGCCTCGCCGAACTCGGCCTGATCCTGCCCGAACCGGCGGCGCCGGTCGCGGCCTATGTTCCCACGGTCGAAGCGAACGGGCTTGTTCACGTTTCGGGACAGGTCTCTTTCGTCGACGGCAAGCTGTTTCGCGGACGGCTGGGTGAAGACGTTACGCTTGAACAGGGCATCCTTGCCGCGCAGGGCTGCGGATTGATGATCCTTGCGCAGGTCAAGGCGGCGCTTGGCGGTTCGCTCGACCGGGTGGAGCGGATCGTGAAACTGGGGGCCTTCATCAACTCGACGCCCGACTTCACCGATCAGCCAAAGGTCGCCAACGGCGCTTCGGAACTGATGCTGGCGGTGTTCGGCGATGCCGGCCGACATGCGCGCAGCGCGGTGGGTGTGCCGGCCCTGCCGCTGGGCGTGGCCGTGGAAATCGATGCCGTTGTCGCCGTTCGCCCTGCTTGA
- a CDS encoding HAD family hydrolase, whose translation MSRPLVISDCDEVILHMVAPFRAWLDEAHGIDFTMNSADFGKALTHRDTGKLVEPEEIWRLLNAFFDTEMHRQQAIAGAVEGINALSDHADVVILTNLNDHRQQTRAQQLRDVGVDARVFTNQGPKGPALKAILDEYAPSRAVFIDDLPQHHASAAEATPHVMRLHLCGEPMLAPHIDCAHEAGHAHARIDQWERALPWLLERINGDKR comes from the coding sequence ATGAGCCGCCCGTTGGTAATCAGCGATTGCGACGAAGTGATCCTTCACATGGTCGCCCCGTTCCGCGCGTGGCTGGACGAAGCGCACGGCATCGACTTCACGATGAATTCAGCCGATTTCGGCAAGGCGCTGACCCATCGCGACACCGGCAAGCTGGTGGAGCCCGAAGAGATCTGGCGGCTGCTGAACGCCTTTTTCGATACGGAGATGCACCGCCAGCAGGCGATTGCGGGCGCGGTTGAAGGCATCAACGCCTTGTCCGATCATGCCGACGTGGTGATCCTGACCAACCTCAACGACCACCGCCAGCAGACCCGCGCGCAGCAGTTGCGCGATGTGGGCGTCGATGCGCGCGTGTTCACCAACCAGGGGCCGAAAGGCCCGGCGCTGAAGGCGATCCTGGACGAATACGCGCCCAGCCGCGCGGTGTTTATCGACGATCTGCCGCAGCATCATGCCAGCGCGGCGGAAGCGACGCCGCACGTCATGCGGCTGCACTTGTGCGGAGAGCCGATGCTGGCGCCGCATATCGATTGCGCGCATGAGGCAGGCCATGCCCATGCCCGGATCGACCAGTGGGAGCGCGCGCTGCCCTGGCTGCTCGAACGCATAAACGGAGACAAGCGATGA
- a CDS encoding DUF3572 family protein has translation MALSALGWVLADAPRADRLLSLTGLTPDALRGGLDDPSVLGAVLDFLAAHEPDLVAAAQALQVEPGDIVAAREKLA, from the coding sequence TTGGCGCTGTCGGCGCTCGGCTGGGTGCTGGCCGACGCGCCGCGCGCAGACCGCCTGCTGTCGTTGACGGGCCTCACGCCCGACGCCTTGCGCGGCGGGCTGGACGATCCGTCTGTGCTGGGCGCCGTGCTCGATTTCCTGGCCGCGCATGAGCCGGATCTTGTCGCCGCCGCGCAAGCGTTGCAGGTGGAGCCAGGTGATATCGTCGCCGCAAGGGAGAAACTGGCATGA
- a CDS encoding response regulator, with amino-acid sequence MAKRILVVEDNDLNRKLFCDLLTANGFAVEPVPDGREALDRARLFVPNLVIMDIQLPNISGLELIEALKADTDLRTIPVLAVTAYAGKGDEERIRDAGAEGYLAKPVSIGPFMTAVKALL; translated from the coding sequence GTGGCAAAAAGAATTCTGGTTGTCGAGGACAACGACCTCAATCGCAAGCTGTTCTGCGACCTGCTGACAGCCAACGGTTTCGCCGTGGAGCCGGTTCCTGACGGGCGCGAGGCGCTGGATCGCGCGCGGCTGTTCGTGCCGAACCTTGTCATCATGGACATACAGTTGCCCAATATCTCGGGGCTTGAACTGATAGAGGCGCTGAAAGCCGATACGGACCTGCGCACGATCCCGGTGCTGGCCGTTACCGCCTATGCCGGAAAGGGAGACGAGGAACGCATCCGCGACGCCGGTGCGGAGGGATACCTTGCCAAGCCGGTATCGATCGGCCCGTTCATGACGGCGGTGAAGGCCCTGCTCTAA
- a CDS encoding Pycsar system effector family protein: MEKPPQTAEILPLSEDTPDRPRATPSSMSPTGFSNHAIHLVRTLQQMTMQLSQMADRKASMLMGATFLVFTIVVGQARSGPLTLSMMVLALSAFLSALCAVYSVLPSITMKKTRLPPGAKPNKLFFGVFTQSPEDEWIDSVMEELYADETVFRTILRDIYQNGMVMQKKKYRYLGYAYRIFVVGLCVTVVLFGGEQLIEDFGRLSG; this comes from the coding sequence ATGGAAAAGCCGCCGCAAACTGCGGAAATCCTGCCGCTTTCGGAAGATACTCCGGACCGCCCCCGCGCGACGCCTTCCAGCATGTCGCCAACGGGCTTTTCCAACCACGCCATCCATCTTGTGCGCACGCTGCAACAGATGACCATGCAACTGTCGCAAATGGCGGATCGCAAGGCATCGATGCTGATGGGCGCCACGTTCCTGGTTTTCACGATCGTGGTCGGTCAGGCGCGCAGCGGGCCGCTTACGCTGTCGATGATGGTCCTGGCGCTGTCCGCGTTCCTTTCGGCGCTTTGCGCGGTCTATTCGGTGCTGCCGTCCATCACCATGAAGAAGACCCGGCTGCCGCCCGGCGCCAAGCCGAACAAGCTGTTCTTCGGCGTTTTCACCCAGTCGCCAGAGGACGAATGGATCGATTCGGTGATGGAAGAGCTCTACGCGGACGAAACCGTTTTCCGCACGATCCTGCGCGATATCTACCAGAACGGCATGGTCATGCAGAAAAAGAAGTACCGGTATCTGGGCTATGCCTACCGTATTTTCGTGGTCGGCCTGTGCGTTACCGTCGTCCTGTTCGGCGGGGAGCAATTGATCGAGGATTTCGGCAGGCTCTCCGGTTAG
- a CDS encoding acyl carrier protein → MDRAQTAERIAGIIEPFNKKGVAITETTTFAGDLEWDSLTVMDFVAAIEDEFDIIISMNQQAEIETYGQLIDAVSKLAA, encoded by the coding sequence ATGGATCGCGCGCAAACCGCCGAGCGCATCGCCGGCATCATCGAACCCTTCAACAAGAAGGGCGTCGCCATAACCGAAACGACCACCTTCGCCGGCGATCTGGAGTGGGACAGCCTCACCGTGATGGATTTTGTCGCTGCCATCGAGGACGAGTTCGACATCATCATCAGCATGAACCAGCAGGCCGAGATCGAAACCTACGGCCAGCTGATCGACGCCGTATCGAAGCTCGCAGCCTGA
- a CDS encoding aminotransferase class I/II-fold pyridoxal phosphate-dependent enzyme produces MTEGTDLFSKFDPLIEQRRALLETGMEDPFGLVMERVISPTVAMCNGRETILLGTYNYMGMTFDPDVIEAGKQALDDFGSGTTGSRVLNGTYAGHKAVEQALCDFYGMDHAMVFSTGYQANLGIISTIAGKGDYIVLDIDSHASIWDGCKMGDAEVVPFRHNDIEAMEKRLRRIPEGAGKLVVLEGVYSMLGDIAPLKEMIAIAKQHGAMVLVDEAHSMGFIGPNGRGVAEEQGVLDDVDFVIGTFSKSVGTVGGFCVSNHPKFEIMRLVCRPYVFTASLPPSVVATAATSIRKLMHAGNKRAHLWENSKVLHKGLRDAGFQLGTDEPQSAIISVIMPDLERGAAMWEALLKEGLYVNLARPPATPANMTLLRCSLCAEHSAAQVQTIIGMFTRAGKAVGII; encoded by the coding sequence ATGACCGAAGGCACCGACCTGTTCAGCAAGTTCGACCCGCTGATCGAACAGCGCCGCGCCCTGCTCGAAACCGGGATGGAAGATCCGTTCGGGCTGGTGATGGAGCGCGTGATCAGCCCCACCGTCGCCATGTGCAACGGGCGCGAGACGATCCTGCTGGGCACGTACAACTACATGGGCATGACCTTCGATCCCGACGTGATCGAAGCGGGCAAGCAGGCGCTCGACGATTTCGGATCGGGCACCACCGGAAGCCGTGTGCTGAACGGGACTTATGCCGGCCACAAGGCGGTTGAGCAGGCGCTCTGCGATTTTTACGGCATGGACCACGCGATGGTCTTTTCCACCGGCTACCAGGCCAACCTGGGAATCATCTCCACCATCGCCGGCAAGGGCGATTACATCGTGCTCGACATCGACAGCCACGCCTCCATCTGGGACGGCTGCAAGATGGGCGATGCCGAAGTGGTGCCGTTCAGGCACAACGACATAGAGGCGATGGAAAAACGCCTGCGCCGCATCCCGGAAGGCGCGGGCAAGCTGGTGGTGCTGGAAGGCGTCTATTCGATGCTGGGCGACATCGCGCCGCTGAAAGAGATGATCGCCATCGCCAAGCAGCATGGCGCGATGGTGCTCGTGGACGAAGCGCATTCGATGGGCTTCATCGGCCCCAACGGGCGCGGCGTGGCCGAAGAGCAGGGCGTGCTGGACGACGTGGACTTCGTGATCGGCACGTTCTCCAAGTCGGTCGGCACCGTGGGGGGCTTCTGCGTTTCGAACCACCCGAAGTTCGAGATCATGCGCCTTGTCTGCCGCCCCTATGTGTTCACCGCCAGCCTTCCGCCCAGCGTGGTGGCGACGGCGGCGACGTCCATCCGCAAGCTGATGCACGCGGGGAACAAGCGCGCGCACCTGTGGGAGAACTCCAAGGTTCTGCACAAGGGCCTGCGCGACGCGGGTTTCCAGCTTGGCACCGACGAGCCGCAGAGCGCGATCATCTCTGTCATCATGCCCGATCTTGAGCGCGGCGCCGCGATGTGGGAAGCGCTGCTGAAGGAAGGGCTTTACGTGAACCTTGCCCGTCCGCCGGCGACCCCCGCGAACATGACGCTGCTGCGCTGTTCGCTCTGCGCGGAGCATTCCGCCGCACAGGTGCAGACGATCATCGGGATGTTCACGCGCGCAGGAAAGGCGGTGGGGATCATCTGA
- a CDS encoding sterol desaturase family protein produces the protein MPTSTLVIIAIYIGFGLLEFLRSDLLSKPEQTRDDAIVEIVGGVMLLMFTQPAIIAGVSLGMGALAPEWQGVLSNLNVFAAILLFVIGDDLTQYWWHRASHSTHWLYNLHRAHHDARYMSIRLTYRNNLFYYAMMPGIWISAVLVYLGLGWVYAGYLVVKLAVIIGAHSDVAWDKPLYRIKWLSPVMWVVERTISTPATHHAHHGRHADDPAVNYKGNFGNLLFFWDVLFGTAKITRTYPQSFGVENLPPSGWGQQLAWPIVPENKEYPDGEEPAAAPATA, from the coding sequence ATGCCAACGTCCACGCTGGTGATCATCGCCATCTATATCGGTTTCGGCCTGCTGGAATTCCTGCGGTCGGATCTCCTTTCAAAACCCGAACAGACGCGCGACGACGCGATTGTCGAAATCGTGGGCGGCGTGATGCTGCTGATGTTCACCCAGCCCGCGATCATCGCCGGTGTCAGCCTGGGCATGGGCGCGCTCGCCCCCGAATGGCAGGGCGTACTTTCGAACCTCAACGTATTCGCGGCGATCCTGCTGTTCGTGATCGGGGACGATCTGACCCAGTACTGGTGGCACCGCGCCAGCCATTCCACGCACTGGCTTTATAACCTCCACCGCGCGCATCACGATGCACGGTATATGAGCATCCGGCTCACCTACCGGAACAACCTGTTCTATTACGCGATGATGCCGGGGATCTGGATTTCGGCGGTGCTGGTCTATCTGGGCCTCGGCTGGGTCTATGCCGGATACCTGGTGGTCAAGCTGGCGGTAATCATCGGCGCACATTCCGATGTCGCGTGGGACAAGCCGCTCTATCGCATCAAGTGGCTCTCGCCGGTGATGTGGGTGGTGGAACGCACGATCTCCACGCCCGCCACGCACCATGCCCACCACGGCCGCCACGCGGACGACCCTGCGGTGAACTACAAGGGCAACTTCGGCAACCTGCTGTTCTTCTGGGACGTGCTGTTCGGCACGGCAAAGATCACGCGGACCTATCCGCAAAGCTTCGGCGTGGAAAACCTTCCGCCTTCGGGCTGGGGCCAGCAGCTTGCCTGGCCGATCGTGCCCGAAAACAAGGAATACCCGGACGGAGAGGAGCCTGCGGCAGCGCCTGCGACGGCGTAA
- a CDS encoding Crp/Fnr family transcriptional regulator: MDSPETSTRPFSAPTLFAQLPPDAQARLRGPAPRRRFADGELVQQRGDESAGFWLIERGQVRLGQFSQHGTFSAVSQVGPGDSFGELALLAGRRRIVDGYAVGQAELLWIDGPSYEAELAADPAAMRKQLATLSIELQEFIDFVAILQRGDAGARIAHFLANLSRDKSLPCAVRMTQQDLAELVGATRMTVSTVLARLEANGAIRRGYRVIEVTDPALLRDLAERE; encoded by the coding sequence TTGGATTCCCCCGAAACCTCCACGCGCCCGTTCAGCGCGCCAACGCTTTTCGCGCAGCTTCCGCCCGATGCGCAGGCGCGACTGCGCGGCCCGGCGCCGCGCCGCCGCTTCGCCGACGGCGAACTGGTGCAGCAGCGGGGGGACGAAAGCGCGGGCTTCTGGCTGATAGAGCGCGGGCAGGTGCGGCTGGGCCAGTTTTCGCAGCACGGCACGTTCAGCGCGGTTTCGCAGGTCGGCCCCGGTGACAGCTTCGGCGAACTTGCGCTGCTGGCCGGGCGGCGGCGCATCGTGGACGGCTATGCGGTGGGGCAGGCCGAACTCCTGTGGATCGACGGCCCGTCCTACGAAGCGGAGCTTGCCGCCGATCCCGCGGCGATGCGCAAGCAACTGGCCACCCTTTCGATAGAGCTTCAGGAGTTCATCGATTTCGTCGCCATCCTGCAGCGCGGAGACGCGGGCGCGCGCATCGCGCATTTCCTTGCCAACCTGTCGCGCGACAAGTCGCTGCCGTGCGCGGTGCGGATGACCCAGCAAGACCTTGCCGAACTTGTCGGCGCAACGCGAATGACGGTGAGCACGGTGCTTGCCCGGCTGGAAGCGAACGGCGCCATCCGGCGCGGCTACCGCGTGATCGAAGTGACAGACCCCGCGCTTCTGCGCGACCTTGCGGAGCGCGAATGA
- a CDS encoding glutathione S-transferase, whose protein sequence is MNGSIRLYHCRDARSFRALWALEEMGLPYDLELMPFPPRARVDGYRDINPLGTVPAMVVDGKLMTESAAIPHFLATRFGPSDLAVAADEADYAPYLNFLHMGEATLTFPQTIHLRYTRMEPPDRRVAQAAEDYAQWFGSRLRNAETMMGTEYACAGRFTMADISVGYAVMLAQSIGLAEQVTPGMAAYFDRLTRREGFRRAKAAQGSTGTETDPLG, encoded by the coding sequence ATGAACGGATCGATCCGCCTTTATCATTGCCGCGATGCGCGCTCGTTCCGCGCGCTCTGGGCGCTGGAGGAAATGGGCCTGCCCTATGACCTGGAACTGATGCCCTTCCCGCCGCGCGCGCGGGTCGACGGATATCGCGACATCAACCCGCTGGGCACCGTTCCGGCGATGGTGGTCGACGGCAAGCTGATGACCGAAAGCGCGGCGATCCCGCATTTCCTGGCCACCCGCTTCGGGCCGAGCGACCTTGCCGTTGCGGCGGACGAGGCGGATTATGCGCCGTATCTCAACTTTCTGCACATGGGCGAGGCGACGCTTACCTTCCCGCAGACGATCCACTTGCGCTACACCCGGATGGAGCCGCCAGATCGGCGCGTGGCGCAAGCGGCGGAAGACTATGCGCAATGGTTCGGATCGCGCCTGCGCAACGCCGAAACGATGATGGGCACGGAATATGCCTGCGCGGGGCGCTTCACGATGGCGGATATATCGGTTGGCTATGCGGTCATGCTGGCGCAGTCGATCGGGCTGGCCGAGCAGGTGACGCCGGGCATGGCTGCCTATTTCGATCGCCTGACCCGGCGTGAGGGATTCCGCCGCGCCAAGGCAGCGCAAGGATCGACCGGAACGGAAACCGATCCACTGGGCTGA